From Oryza brachyantha chromosome 9, ObraRS2, whole genome shotgun sequence, a single genomic window includes:
- the LOC102713018 gene encoding protein NOI4 has protein sequence MAAEKGSPLPKFGEWDVNDPASAEGFTVIFNKARDEKKTGGSQGQDLPSKSEQPSGQGLYPAKPNSSKKWFCCMQPTAAES, from the exons atggcggcg GAAAAAGGAAGTCCATTGCCAAAGTTTGGGGAATGGGATGTCAATGATCCTGCTTCAGCTGAGGGATTCACTGTAATCTTTAACAAAGCTAGAGATGAGAAGAAGACTGGTGGCTCACAGGGACAAGATTTGCCCTCAAAAAGTGAACAGCCATCTGGACAAGGGTTGTATCCAGCAAAGCCAAACAGTTCT AAGAAATGGTTCTGCTGCATGCAACCTACCGCTGCTGAATCTTGA
- the LOC102709202 gene encoding AUGMIN subunit 2 — protein sequence MAAAQKPTKRLGGMAEALSIAADLGFPAPPAQEDQGNSDKSDDLVRVLRELTVVQRNIANLQVELQGRKDDKNIAHLTHVSEMEKKCESLARITAILKDVIQNKDRIIARLQQPYSLDCIPVEAEYQKQFSELLLKAASDYGALTASVGDFQWSQNFRESPAVWGEMLRPIPAALASCTRFFEAMSAMRESFSTLQKLRVGHSSLSMTPGGSSDGSKFLTPPQWREGSMLDSWKQVEDANPESEGLDGMDQRRLSWPSSIKRDL from the exons atggcggcggcgcagaagCCGACCAAGCGGCTGGGCGGCATGGCGGAGGCgctctccatcgccgccgaccTCGGCTTCCCCGCCCCTCCCGCTCAG GAAGATCAGGGCAACTCAGACAAAAGCGATGATCTGGTGAGGGTCTTGAGGGAACTGACTGTCGTGCAGCGGAACATTGCCAATTTGCAAGTGGAGTTACAAGGCAGAAAG GATGACAAAAATATTGCTCATTTGACTCATGTTAGTGAAATGGAGAAAAAGTGTGAATCTTTGGCCAGAATCACTGCAATATTGAAAGATGTAATCCAAAACAAG GATCGGATTATTGCTCGGCTCCAACAACCTTACTCCCTTGATTGCATTCCTGTTGAAGCTGAATACCAG AAACAATTCTCAGAGCTACTTCTGAAAGCGGCAAGTGACTATGGGGCACTGACAGCATCAGTAGGTGATTTCCAGTGGAGCCAAAACTTTAGAGAATCACCTGCTGTATGGGGG GAAATGCTGCGACCGATACCTGCTGCACTTGCTTCGTGCACACGATTCTTTGAGGCCATGTCTGCGATGAGGGAATCCTTCTCTACACTTCAGAAGTTACGTGTCGGCCATTCTTCTCTGTCAATGACCCCGGGTGGCTCCAGTGACGGTTCAAAGTTCTTGACGCCACCTCAGTGGAGAGAGGGCTCAATGCTTGATAGCTGGAAGCAAGTGGAGGACGCAAACCCTGAAAGTGAAGGACTTGATGGCATGGACCAGAGGAGGTTGTCATGGCCGTCCTCCATCAAGAGGGACCTGTAG